Proteins encoded together in one Pseudomonas arsenicoxydans window:
- a CDS encoding outer membrane protein transport protein, which yields MKLNSRVISCVSTQRKCAVWIEFGSAIALLGASTIVSANGIALNEQSASSAGTAYAGRSSSALDASTIFGNPAGLTKLKRSEISGGAAVVSVSDDISDARSSATGTNKGDSVPLGVVPFVYLSTPLDDRFSMGLGLYAPSGLINDYESTFQGRYHGSYSTTKEVTLQPTIAWRINDYVSIGGGPTINHFNAKLQNYLATGALNNGEDTLVTIKGDDTALGYNVGLLIDFTEATTWGINYHSKVDYELEGHTEISGSPSAIPLNGKYDSKIDLTMPESVDTSITHHFDSRWTGYLGTTWKRWSRIQKVEAVNSGLSPIGEAAGLGHVIEEMNWRDTWSTAVGASYQLNQQWLLRAGYAYDPSPVRNADRSVRIPVGNRQAVTLGGAYSPSSDLTIDFAYGYLWDSKVSVKQANNSGVQPEYSASYDNSANGVSVQATYRY from the coding sequence ATGAAACTCAATAGCCGCGTGATCTCGTGTGTCTCTACTCAGCGCAAGTGTGCTGTCTGGATTGAATTCGGCAGTGCCATCGCACTACTTGGCGCCTCTACCATTGTCAGCGCAAACGGCATTGCTCTAAACGAACAAAGTGCAAGCAGTGCGGGGACTGCTTATGCGGGAAGGTCGTCTTCGGCGCTGGACGCGAGCACTATCTTTGGAAATCCCGCAGGCTTGACCAAGTTGAAGCGCAGTGAGATTTCCGGTGGGGCCGCGGTCGTCTCGGTCAGCGACGACATCAGCGATGCGCGAAGCAGTGCCACCGGCACCAATAAAGGGGACTCGGTACCCTTGGGCGTCGTGCCCTTCGTCTACCTGTCTACGCCCCTTGATGATCGTTTTTCGATGGGACTGGGCCTCTATGCCCCCAGTGGTCTGATCAATGATTACGAGAGCACTTTTCAGGGGCGCTACCATGGCTCCTATAGCACGACCAAGGAAGTAACCCTGCAACCCACCATTGCCTGGCGGATCAATGATTACGTGTCCATTGGTGGCGGCCCGACCATAAATCATTTCAATGCAAAGCTTCAGAATTACCTGGCGACCGGCGCCCTGAACAACGGCGAGGACACGCTGGTCACCATCAAGGGTGATGACACTGCACTTGGCTACAACGTCGGCCTGTTGATTGACTTTACTGAGGCAACCACTTGGGGGATTAACTATCACTCGAAGGTGGATTATGAACTTGAAGGGCATACCGAGATTTCTGGCTCCCCGAGCGCCATTCCTCTGAACGGAAAGTATGACAGCAAGATAGACCTCACCATGCCCGAGTCCGTGGACACGTCTATCACCCATCATTTCGACAGTCGCTGGACGGGTTATCTGGGAACCACCTGGAAACGCTGGAGCCGGATCCAGAAAGTCGAGGCAGTCAACAGCGGTCTTTCCCCCATCGGCGAGGCGGCGGGTCTGGGGCATGTGATTGAAGAAATGAACTGGCGCGACACGTGGAGCACCGCAGTGGGCGCCTCCTATCAATTGAACCAACAATGGCTGCTACGCGCAGGCTACGCCTATGATCCGTCGCCAGTCAGGAATGCCGATCGCAGCGTACGCATTCCGGTCGGGAATCGCCAAGCCGTGACCTTGGGTGGCGCTTATTCGCCGAGTTCCGATCTGACGATAGACTTCGCTTATGGTTATCTCTGGGACTCCAAAGTCTCGGTAAAGCAGGCAAACAATTCCGGTGTTCAACCGGAATACAGTGCCAGTTACGACAATAGTGCGAATGGAGTTTCAGTGCAGGCTACCTATCGGTACTAA
- a CDS encoding NRAMP family divalent metal transporter produces the protein MNKKELAGTPSVVAHRSWIRKLGPGLITGAADDDPSGIATYSQAGAQFGLNTLWTLFFTFPLMVGIQIISAKIGRVSGHGLATNIRHHYPKPFLFVIVALLMLANTINIAADIAAMGSALKLLIGGSAHLYAVGFGAISLLLQVFIPYKRYVRVLKWLTLVLLAYVGTVFAVHIPWGQVARQTVWPQLSWKPEYITMVVAIFGTTISPYLFFWQASQEVEDMAASPSARPLIDAPVQARSSFSRIQVDTIVGMGFSNIIAFFIMLTTAVTLNMHGVTDIQTSSQAASALRPIAGEFAFWLFSGGIIGTGMLAVPVLAGSAAYAVSGAFKWDNSLAAKPKADKAFYGIISAATLVGVVICFAPIDPIKALLWSAVINCVIAVPIMFIMMLMASRKDIMGTFVIHPGLRTLGWCCSIAMALVVIAMFWGFMAV, from the coding sequence ATGAACAAGAAAGAACTCGCAGGCACGCCTTCGGTTGTTGCCCATCGCTCGTGGATAAGGAAACTGGGGCCTGGCCTTATCACGGGCGCGGCAGATGATGATCCAAGCGGTATAGCGACCTATTCGCAAGCTGGCGCGCAGTTTGGCTTGAATACACTCTGGACCTTGTTTTTCACCTTCCCCCTGATGGTCGGCATTCAGATCATCAGTGCCAAAATAGGCCGCGTCAGCGGGCACGGGCTCGCGACCAATATCCGCCATCATTACCCCAAGCCTTTTTTGTTCGTCATAGTCGCGCTGTTGATGCTTGCCAACACCATCAATATTGCCGCGGACATCGCCGCGATGGGCAGTGCATTGAAACTGCTGATCGGTGGCTCCGCACATCTCTACGCGGTCGGCTTTGGTGCGATTTCACTGCTGCTGCAAGTGTTCATTCCATACAAACGCTATGTGCGGGTACTTAAATGGCTGACACTCGTGTTGCTGGCGTATGTGGGCACTGTGTTCGCGGTGCATATCCCCTGGGGCCAGGTCGCTCGCCAGACCGTATGGCCGCAGCTGTCCTGGAAGCCGGAATACATAACCATGGTGGTGGCCATTTTTGGCACCACCATCAGCCCCTACCTTTTTTTCTGGCAGGCATCGCAGGAAGTTGAAGACATGGCTGCCTCCCCCAGCGCCCGGCCACTGATTGATGCGCCCGTCCAGGCACGAAGCAGCTTTAGTCGCATTCAAGTAGACACGATCGTGGGTATGGGCTTTTCTAACATCATCGCTTTTTTCATCATGTTGACCACGGCCGTCACACTCAATATGCATGGTGTCACAGACATTCAAACATCCTCCCAGGCGGCCAGTGCCTTGCGGCCGATTGCAGGGGAGTTCGCTTTTTGGTTGTTCAGTGGGGGCATCATTGGCACCGGCATGTTAGCGGTCCCTGTGCTGGCCGGCTCGGCCGCTTATGCAGTGTCCGGCGCATTCAAATGGGACAATAGCCTGGCAGCCAAGCCAAAAGCGGACAAGGCGTTTTACGGCATTATCAGCGCGGCAACCTTGGTGGGCGTGGTGATCTGCTTTGCGCCGATTGACCCCATTAAAGCGCTGTTATGGAGCGCCGTAATCAATTGTGTGATCGCGGTACCTATCATGTTCATCATGATGTTGATGGCGTCGCGCAAGGACATCATGGGCACGTTCGTCATTCACCCTGGGCTGCGAACATTGGGCTGGTGCTGTTCGATCGCAATGGCGCTTGTGGTGATCGCGATGTTCTGGGGCTTCATGGCGGTGTAG
- a CDS encoding acyl-CoA synthetase, translating to MVVRSLNDIESLEQVPLSERGLACSTYEALRVAAERTPRAPALSFFADAADFKRTHEWNYSQLFGDITRAANAFDDLGIKPGEVIAFILPNLPETHFTLWGGEAAGIVMAINPLLEAKQMAGLLNAAKVSVVVTLAPTPGSDLWPKLASQLDQLPMVRSVVWVSMEPYVDEPVRGALKSMALKERDLHSGIAIHDWQSLMNTQPHTHLKSGRQIREDECSSYICTGGTTGLPKIAARTHGSEVFDAWAIDAHMQPRSNVQVLFCGLPLFHVNGQLVTGLMPWTQGDHVILGTPQGYRGEGVIPRFWEMVEHFGINLFSGVPTVYAALLQNEWQGRDLSSLRYAICGAAPMPAELFREFERRTGVKILEGYGLTEGACVSSINPPHGERRIGSIGIRLAYQNMRAVVLNDSGAYLRDANLDEIGLITISGPNLFEGYLEERHNQGLWIDIDGQRWLNTGDLGRQDAQGYFWLTGRKKELIIRGGHNIDPKQIEEALQAHPAVALAAAIGSPDAYLGEVPVAYVQLRPGQTCDVEELEAFAHQNISERAAVPKRIEILEALPLTAVGKIFKPALQQREIAKVIQQEVGRLGLLDIAVEVVQDNRRGQVACVKAGTDQQVLAPLLGRYSFQVEWIN from the coding sequence ATGGTTGTTCGGAGCCTGAATGACATCGAAAGTCTTGAGCAAGTGCCCTTGTCGGAGCGTGGGCTGGCTTGCAGCACTTATGAAGCGCTGCGTGTGGCGGCCGAGCGCACCCCCCGGGCACCGGCGCTGAGTTTCTTCGCCGATGCCGCCGACTTCAAGCGCACCCACGAGTGGAACTACTCCCAGCTCTTTGGGGATATTACCCGCGCGGCGAATGCCTTCGATGACCTGGGCATAAAACCGGGGGAGGTGATTGCCTTCATCCTGCCCAACCTGCCGGAAACCCACTTCACTCTATGGGGCGGGGAGGCGGCGGGGATCGTCATGGCGATCAATCCTCTGCTTGAGGCCAAGCAGATGGCGGGCTTGCTGAATGCGGCAAAGGTGTCAGTGGTGGTGACGCTCGCGCCGACTCCGGGCAGCGATCTGTGGCCCAAGCTGGCTTCGCAACTGGATCAGCTACCTATGGTCAGGTCTGTTGTCTGGGTCAGCATGGAACCCTATGTCGACGAACCGGTGCGAGGGGCTCTGAAATCCATGGCCCTGAAAGAGCGCGACTTGCACAGCGGTATCGCGATTCACGATTGGCAATCGCTGATGAATACCCAGCCCCACACGCACCTCAAGAGCGGTCGGCAAATCCGCGAGGATGAGTGCTCCTCCTACATCTGTACGGGCGGCACCACCGGGCTCCCCAAAATTGCCGCGCGTACCCATGGCTCTGAAGTATTCGACGCCTGGGCCATCGACGCTCACATGCAGCCCCGCAGTAATGTCCAGGTTCTGTTCTGTGGCCTACCGCTGTTTCATGTCAATGGCCAACTGGTGACTGGACTGATGCCTTGGACTCAAGGCGACCATGTGATCCTCGGGACGCCTCAGGGGTATCGTGGCGAGGGCGTGATTCCTCGATTCTGGGAGATGGTCGAGCACTTCGGTATCAACCTCTTTTCCGGCGTGCCAACTGTCTATGCCGCGCTTTTGCAAAATGAATGGCAGGGCCGCGACCTCTCCAGTCTTCGCTATGCAATCTGTGGCGCCGCCCCCATGCCGGCTGAGCTTTTCCGGGAATTCGAGCGCCGCACCGGAGTGAAGATCCTTGAAGGTTACGGCCTGACCGAGGGCGCCTGCGTCTCGTCAATCAATCCACCCCATGGCGAGCGCCGTATCGGCTCCATCGGGATTCGGCTCGCCTACCAGAATATGCGCGCGGTCGTGCTCAATGATTCTGGAGCGTATCTGCGCGACGCCAACCTGGATGAGATCGGCCTCATCACGATCAGTGGGCCGAACCTCTTCGAGGGTTATCTGGAGGAGCGTCATAACCAGGGCCTCTGGATCGATATCGACGGTCAGCGCTGGCTGAATACGGGCGACTTGGGGCGCCAGGATGCGCAGGGTTATTTCTGGCTGACCGGGCGCAAGAAGGAGTTGATCATTCGCGGTGGTCACAACATCGATCCAAAGCAAATCGAGGAGGCGCTTCAGGCGCATCCTGCTGTCGCCTTGGCCGCTGCAATTGGCAGCCCCGATGCTTACTTGGGCGAGGTGCCCGTTGCCTACGTCCAACTACGCCCTGGGCAAACTTGCGATGTTGAAGAACTTGAAGCGTTCGCTCATCAGAACATCAGCGAGCGGGCAGCCGTTCCAAAGCGCATTGAAATCCTCGAGGCATTGCCGCTGACGGCGGTGGGCAAGATATTCAAGCCCGCTTTGCAGCAGAGGGAAATTGCCAAAGTAATCCAGCAGGAAGTGGGGCGTCTGGGGCTTTTGGATATTGCCGTTGAAGTCGTTCAGGACAATCGTCGTGGGCAGGTTGCCTGCGTCAAGGCCGGTACTGACCAGCAAGTCCTGGCTCCGTTGTTGGGCCGTTATAGCTTTCAAGTCGAGTGGATTAATTGA